In one Sphingobacterium daejeonense genomic region, the following are encoded:
- a CDS encoding DUF7825 domain-containing protein, whose amino-acid sequence MKIAPFQKIPFFTKPFRPEFKLEPKIEKIYNYYTQSTVPQQIGTDIKAKFPSEQPNSDNFIYGLDVFQTKQNNVYWTSFIDASDIKFIHSIMPLNTEPLELVLLINVNGVSNWNNSATAKFTERMLSPHYRMSYNSAIFIATCMYDKSKPGRAMMVELFIQAILEK is encoded by the coding sequence TTGAAAATCGCTCCATTTCAAAAAATTCCATTTTTTACAAAACCATTTAGGCCAGAATTTAAATTGGAACCCAAAATTGAAAAAATATATAACTACTACACTCAAAGCACAGTACCTCAACAGATTGGAACTGATATAAAAGCCAAATTTCCATCTGAACAGCCTAATTCTGATAATTTTATCTATGGATTAGACGTATTTCAGACCAAACAAAATAATGTATATTGGACTTCATTTATAGATGCAAGCGATATAAAATTCATCCATTCTATTATGCCATTAAATACTGAACCTTTAGAATTGGTTCTCTTGATTAATGTGAATGGAGTGTCTAATTGGAATAATTCTGCCACTGCTAAATTCACTGAGAGAATGCTTAGCCCTCACTATAGGATGAGTTATAATTCTGCGATTTTCATTGCGACATGTATGTACGATAAATCTAAACCGGGTAGGGCAATGATGGTGGAACTTTTTATCCAGGCGATTTTAGAAAAATAG
- a CDS encoding DUF7825 domain-containing protein: MTTLINKVDFADKMPNGFKKILEILFDLQQKEGYHLNSTEIEALSKLNSIKSLQPIINKILKP, from the coding sequence TTGACCACTTTAATTAATAAGGTCGATTTTGCTGATAAAATGCCAAATGGATTTAAAAAAATCTTGGAAATACTTTTTGACCTTCAGCAAAAAGAAGGTTACCATTTAAATTCAACTGAAATAGAAGCACTTTCAAAGTTGAATAGTATAAAATCTTTACAGCCTATTATCAATAAAATTTTAAAACCATAA
- a CDS encoding amino acid permease, protein MEREFSARSDLQVMKVVLQFLYYLYLLPLHVFSLQLSYAQFASTIPVSGSAYTYAYVAFGELFAWIIGWALVLEYAVSNIVVSISWSQYFVTMLEGFGIHIPAWLSMAPQHAIEAQQKLTQQGPEAMTIADNLGLRAYETAPRIGDIPIIFDLPSGIIIALITWLVYRGIKESRRASNIMVLVKIGVILAIIVGGAFFVNPENWVPFAPNGLTGVMGSVAAVFLCFYWI, encoded by the coding sequence TTGGAGCGGGAATTTTCAGCACGATCGGACTTGCAAGTTATGAAGGTGGTCCTGCAATTTCTCTATTATTTGTATTTGTTGCCTTTGCATGTGTTTTCACTGCAATTATCCTATGCCCAATTCGCCAGTACCATCCCTGTTTCAGGAAGTGCATATACGTATGCGTATGTTGCTTTTGGAGAGCTTTTCGCTTGGATTATTGGCTGGGCTCTTGTGCTGGAGTACGCTGTATCCAATATAGTGGTTTCCATTTCATGGTCTCAGTATTTTGTTACGATGCTTGAAGGATTTGGAATCCATATACCTGCCTGGCTATCAATGGCTCCACAACATGCAATTGAAGCCCAACAGAAACTCACCCAACAAGGACCTGAAGCAATGACCATCGCAGACAACCTTGGTCTTAGAGCTTATGAAACAGCCCCAAGAATCGGTGATATACCTATCATTTTTGATCTCCCCTCAGGTATAATAATCGCATTAATAACATGGTTGGTTTACAGAGGCATCAAAGAATCAAGGCGCGCCAGCAATATCATGGTCTTGGTAAAAATCGGAGTAATTCTTGCCATTATCGTGGGTGGTGCATTTTTTGTAAATCCTGAAAATTGGGTGCCATTTGCTCCAAACGGTTTAACAGGAGTTATGGGTTCGGTAGCAGCAGTTTTTCTTTGCTTTTATTGGATTTGA
- a CDS encoding DUF6493 family protein — protein sequence MSKKEEEAEVSRRVKELIYSQKRELVIPFLKEFSDDHELLIRKEVKVAAKYWLPIIDLSNDPEYGSDNPYAQYGRRGNKNHQMIINLLSLATFNLTEATRAPDLWMLFNERDLDFDNFKPLIWEIIQLKKPNWLLEYFRNEIRIHQPIGLGYWSLREMEDLGYIRYDAEIITHSLPDYSYTKDKSEKNSLIKKFIDDKIAIERDLIGVFEYETPLHTNYYILDSQTAPKVEYFWLEMFKELKAHNKIDIDQILDLALETQTKNWNNNLKALFRTIIDDMDLKTDQILKHQESFFPLLHSENSTPINYAIKYLKVIIHEKDFKLEEFLNWVEPVFMRNDLKTGIKTLISQFEKLLKTDTKLKGRIIHLVSDIFMIQDLQLQEKAAKFILKYGDLNDDELSNKLELYSSSMLGTISKELKGFLPEKSEEINISLDDGTEVTETGYEYSPMYPDFLTDPIEMPENWNDVLFHIGKVLKSDDPLEMEILYSAWLQHMDSFPDDHKKQIAPYVKQANARYVETYCVNNFRIFLSFLESQVQVYNKFITETKYFLAKSNYADITGKLSMITQSYILGAVGLPLLSLPTHYPHWIDPQVLVERILKYEKQKATIYQTDLAIALNRVVPENLEGIEEKIELISSKFYRDLLKYAIGLTDNKELKNKPWLEKDTTADKNFELYHLSLWANIARSRFPDAEFKEFENRSISKNSIFYKTI from the coding sequence ATGTCCAAGAAGGAAGAAGAAGCGGAGGTTTCCAGAAGAGTTAAAGAACTGATCTATTCTCAGAAACGAGAGTTGGTCATTCCGTTTTTAAAAGAGTTTTCAGATGACCATGAACTATTAATCCGTAAAGAAGTTAAGGTTGCTGCAAAATATTGGTTACCAATTATAGATTTGAGCAATGATCCTGAATATGGTTCCGATAATCCATATGCACAGTATGGCAGGAGAGGAAATAAAAACCATCAAATGATCATTAACTTATTATCATTAGCAACTTTCAATCTTACTGAAGCTACAAGAGCGCCCGACCTTTGGATGTTATTCAATGAACGTGATTTGGATTTTGATAATTTCAAGCCATTGATTTGGGAGATAATTCAGCTGAAAAAACCTAATTGGTTATTGGAATATTTCAGGAATGAAATACGGATACATCAACCCATTGGCTTAGGATATTGGAGTCTCAGAGAAATGGAAGACTTAGGTTACATCAGGTATGATGCCGAAATCATTACTCATAGTCTACCTGATTATAGTTATACCAAGGACAAGTCGGAAAAAAACTCGCTAATAAAAAAATTTATAGATGATAAAATTGCAATAGAAAGAGATTTAATTGGAGTGTTTGAATACGAAACTCCTCTTCACACGAATTATTATATTCTTGACTCCCAAACAGCACCTAAAGTAGAATATTTCTGGCTTGAAATGTTTAAGGAGCTCAAAGCTCATAATAAGATCGATATCGATCAAATTCTCGACTTAGCATTAGAAACTCAGACTAAGAATTGGAATAATAATTTAAAAGCATTGTTCAGGACCATTATCGATGATATGGATTTGAAAACTGACCAAATTCTTAAGCATCAAGAATCATTCTTTCCCTTATTGCATTCAGAAAATTCCACGCCTATAAATTATGCAATTAAATATTTGAAAGTTATCATTCATGAAAAGGATTTTAAGCTAGAGGAATTTCTGAATTGGGTAGAGCCGGTTTTTATGCGTAATGATCTGAAGACAGGGATCAAGACCCTCATTTCACAGTTTGAAAAATTGTTGAAAACAGATACTAAATTAAAAGGTAGGATTATTCATTTAGTTTCAGATATTTTTATGATACAGGATTTGCAGTTGCAGGAAAAAGCGGCAAAATTTATCTTGAAATATGGTGACTTAAATGATGATGAACTCTCGAATAAGCTAGAGCTGTATAGCTCTTCAATGCTAGGGACAATTTCTAAAGAATTGAAGGGATTTCTTCCTGAAAAATCTGAGGAAATAAATATTAGTTTAGATGATGGAACAGAAGTGACAGAAACTGGATATGAATATTCTCCGATGTATCCGGACTTTCTTACAGATCCAATTGAAATGCCTGAAAATTGGAATGATGTGCTTTTTCATATTGGCAAGGTGCTTAAATCTGATGATCCGCTGGAAATGGAAATCCTGTATAGCGCCTGGCTACAGCATATGGATTCATTTCCGGATGATCATAAAAAGCAAATCGCACCTTATGTCAAGCAGGCTAATGCGAGATATGTAGAAACATATTGTGTAAATAATTTTAGGATTTTCCTTTCTTTTTTAGAATCTCAGGTTCAAGTATATAACAAGTTTATCACTGAAACCAAGTATTTTCTAGCGAAAAGTAATTATGCAGATATCACTGGTAAATTAAGCATGATCACCCAAAGTTATATTTTAGGTGCTGTCGGCTTACCGCTGTTATCTTTACCTACCCACTATCCTCATTGGATAGATCCACAAGTTTTGGTTGAAAGAATATTGAAATATGAAAAGCAAAAGGCAACGATTTACCAAACAGATTTGGCTATAGCACTAAATAGAGTAGTTCCTGAGAATCTGGAAGGAATTGAGGAAAAAATCGAATTAATTAGTAGCAAATTCTATAGGGACCTGCTAAAATATGCTATTGGCTTAACGGATAACAAAGAATTAAAAAACAAACCATGGCTTGAAAAGGATACAACTGCTGACAAAAATTTTGAGCTCTATCATCTTTCTCTTTGGGCAAATATTGCACGTTCGAGATTTCCAGATGCTGAGTTTAAAGAGTTTGAAAATCGCTCCATTTCAAAAAATTCCATTTTTTACAAAACCATTTAG
- a CDS encoding APC family permease, whose amino-acid sequence MGFDSISTTAEECKNPQRDLPRAMIITLLICTILYVAITLVLTGMVNYTELNVKDPLAFVFKYIGVDYLAGIISVTSVIAITSALLVYQLAQPRIWMTMSRDGLLWKKFSTIHPKYKTPSFATIVTGFVVAIPSMFFKMDFFVDLTSVGTFFAFILVCAGVLYMDYSGLSKTVKI is encoded by the coding sequence ATTGGATTTGACTCCATTTCAACTACTGCTGAAGAATGCAAAAACCCGCAACGAGATTTACCGCGTGCGATGATCATTACTTTACTGATCTGTACAATACTTTATGTAGCCATCACACTCGTTTTGACAGGAATGGTCAATTATACTGAATTAAATGTAAAAGACCCTTTGGCATTTGTTTTCAAATATATTGGAGTTGATTATTTAGCGGGTATTATTTCGGTTACCTCAGTGATTGCTATCACAAGTGCCCTATTGGTTTATCAATTGGCGCAACCAAGGATTTGGATGACCATGAGCCGCGATGGTCTTCTGTGGAAGAAATTCTCAACTATTCATCCTAAATATAAAACACCCTCCTTTGCTACCATTGTAACTGGCTTTGTGGTAGCAATTCCATCCATGTTCTTTAAAATGGACTTCTTCGTAGATCTGACCTCCGTGGGAACATTCTTTGCCTTTATCTTAGTATGTGCAGGTGTACTTTATATGGATTATTCAGGATTGTCGAAAACAGTCAAAATTTAG
- a CDS encoding amino acid permease C-terminal domain-containing protein → MATSNWVIFLIWLGIGLIVYFFYGYKHSKLNNSASES, encoded by the coding sequence TTGGCAACAAGCAACTGGGTAATATTCCTAATTTGGTTGGGAATAGGTTTGATAGTTTACTTCTTCTACGGATATAAACACTCTAAACTAAACAACTCAGCATCTGAAAGTTAA
- a CDS encoding DUF7825 domain-containing protein: MPVKEIGEWLGFLISNNYGPLNRVTDIFGQVKDVSSKHNQALIQLFDHFN; encoded by the coding sequence ATGCCAGTTAAGGAAATCGGGGAATGGTTGGGTTTCCTGATCAGCAATAATTATGGCCCTCTCAATAGAGTAACTGATATATTTGGACAGGTGAAAGATGTGAGTTCTAAGCATAATCAAGCACTGATCCAGCTATTTGACCACTTTAATTAA
- a CDS encoding SWIM zinc finger family protein: protein MSRILALNPRLKNARKLVSDESVEFKVNTPLYIEAKVKGTDVEHTVIINGDQFRCTCNWFTNHQGQRGLCKHILAVKMLTKRWLTFRC from the coding sequence ATGTCTAGGATATTGGCCTTGAACCCGAGATTGAAAAATGCACGAAAGTTAGTATCTGATGAATCAGTGGAATTTAAGGTGAATACCCCGCTATATATCGAAGCAAAAGTCAAAGGAACGGATGTTGAACATACTGTAATTATCAATGGTGATCAATTCAGATGTACTTGTAATTGGTTTACCAATCACCAAGGACAAAGAGGGTTATGTAAACATATCCTTGCTGTTAAAATGCTTACGAAAAGATGGTTAACTTTCAGATGCTGA